One window of the Bacillota bacterium genome contains the following:
- a CDS encoding glycosyltransferase: MLDVLIFTASYGGGHRQAARALTKSLCLCRQGLRTEVADFMELISPTLNKVAWFTYIKSVRNTPSLYGYFYQVTDHIKIEPLWEKRLNYFVVQKILDFLRDRSPRLIVATYPVAAGAISCLKEQGLVEVPLVTVITDNAVHSQWIHPCTDLYLVGSEYVREGLICRGVPGFKIAVSGIPIDPKFARLPSRAPLFEKFALTPGIAVILVMTGAAGMLRGVPSICRMLDSISFPVQVLVVTGGDRRLYHRLQEFARRSTKPLRVYGFVENVEEFMAVADLLITKAGGLTTSEALAAGLPMFIYRPIPGQEAENTRYLAKIGAGLPVNNLQQLETKLTLVLKEPRFLAILRERARAAGRPEAALTAAHIILALAAGGYLPPLKNHVQPLLFPEVGVFY, from the coding sequence ATGTTAGATGTTCTCATTTTCACTGCCAGTTACGGGGGAGGGCACCGGCAGGCAGCCCGCGCCCTTACCAAGTCTCTGTGTCTTTGCCGGCAGGGACTCCGAACCGAAGTCGCTGATTTTATGGAGCTCATCAGCCCGACCTTAAATAAAGTAGCGTGGTTTACCTATATCAAATCGGTCCGGAATACCCCCTCACTTTACGGATACTTCTATCAAGTGACAGACCACATTAAAATCGAACCTTTATGGGAAAAGCGGCTCAATTACTTTGTTGTCCAAAAAATTCTCGACTTTCTGAGAGACCGGTCCCCCCGGCTGATCGTAGCTACTTATCCCGTCGCCGCGGGCGCCATTTCTTGCCTAAAAGAACAGGGTCTGGTTGAGGTTCCGCTTGTTACCGTAATCACCGATAATGCCGTCCACAGCCAGTGGATTCATCCCTGTACGGACCTTTATTTAGTAGGTTCGGAATACGTCCGGGAGGGTTTAATTTGCCGGGGGGTTCCAGGTTTTAAAATCGCCGTCAGCGGGATTCCCATCGATCCGAAGTTCGCCAGGCTTCCCTCCCGCGCCCCACTGTTCGAGAAATTCGCCCTCACCCCTGGGATCGCCGTAATTCTGGTAATGACCGGTGCTGCAGGAATGCTCCGGGGAGTGCCTTCCATCTGCCGGATGCTGGATAGCATCTCCTTTCCGGTTCAGGTTCTGGTCGTAACCGGAGGGGATCGCCGCCTTTACCACCGCCTGCAAGAATTTGCCCGGAGATCAACAAAGCCGCTCCGGGTTTACGGTTTTGTCGAAAATGTCGAGGAATTTATGGCCGTAGCAGACCTGCTCATTACCAAGGCGGGAGGATTAACAACATCCGAGGCCCTGGCCGCGGGTCTTCCCATGTTCATCTACCGTCCGATCCCGGGCCAGGAAGCTGAAAACACAAGGTATCTCGCAAAAATAGGAGCAGGCCTCCCCGTCAATAATCTTCAGCAGTTAGAAACAAAACTTACCCTGGTTCTGAAAGAACCCCGTTTCCTCGCAATACTGCGCGAAAGGGCGCGTGCCGCAGGGAGACCCGAAGCGGCACTTACGGCGGCCCACATCATTTTGGCCCTCGCCGCAGGGGGCTACCTTCCTCCCCTAAAAAACCATGTGCAACCCCTCTTGTTTCCCGAAGTAGGGGTCTTTTATTAA
- a CDS encoding class I SAM-dependent methyltransferase, producing MKADTAGEKLAAAWRDPHFWSEAWQAARARSLSARQRPERAGREWWNRRAARFAAQAQDSNAGERVIKVMHMLGHKDVLKKEARLLDIGAGPGIYSLPLARRVGQVVALDPAREMLDILDKRAREEGIANIEKVNQPWEEVDLDRAGWRGAFDVVLALMTPALKDEENLRKMLAACRGVFLAGGHLRREEPVRKELWKELGLGEMPEICPDPFYVFHWLYASGFYPDLETDHYHSHRELNPEEAAAELEDFLFPYLELTPDVRQRIRQLVEKRSKDGAFRMTRSFVVGWVVCAVAPHDGRHRHAH from the coding sequence ATGAAAGCTGATACTGCAGGAGAAAAACTGGCCGCGGCCTGGCGGGATCCCCATTTCTGGAGCGAAGCCTGGCAGGCGGCGCGCGCCAGATCTTTATCCGCGCGCCAGCGTCCTGAACGGGCCGGGAGAGAATGGTGGAACCGGCGGGCAGCGCGCTTTGCGGCGCAGGCCCAGGATAGTAATGCCGGGGAACGGGTTATCAAGGTGATGCACATGCTCGGGCACAAGGATGTTTTGAAAAAAGAAGCCCGCCTGCTTGATATCGGTGCGGGCCCGGGCATCTACTCCCTTCCGCTGGCGCGGCGGGTTGGGCAGGTGGTAGCGCTGGACCCGGCCCGGGAAATGCTCGATATTTTGGATAAGCGTGCCCGGGAGGAGGGGATTGCAAATATTGAAAAGGTAAACCAGCCCTGGGAAGAGGTTGATTTGGACCGGGCGGGGTGGCGTGGGGCCTTCGACGTGGTGCTGGCGCTTATGACCCCGGCCCTGAAGGACGAGGAAAACCTCCGGAAAATGCTTGCGGCCTGTCGGGGCGTTTTTTTGGCCGGGGGGCACCTCCGGCGGGAGGAGCCGGTGCGCAAGGAGCTCTGGAAGGAGCTGGGCCTGGGAGAAATGCCGGAAATCTGTCCCGACCCATTTTACGTCTTTCACTGGTTATACGCCTCCGGCTTCTACCCCGACCTGGAAACAGACCACTATCATTCCCACCGGGAGCTGAACCCGGAAGAGGCCGCAGCAGAGCTGGAGGATTTTCTCTTTCCCTATCTGGAGTTAACGCCGGATGTCAGACAGCGAATCAGGCAACTTGTAGAAAAGCGGAGCAAGGACGGCGCTTTTCGCATGACCCGTTCCTTTGTCGTTGGCTGGGTTGTTTGCGCTGTTGCCCCTCATGACGGCCGGCACCGTCACGCTCATTAA
- the mqnC gene encoding cyclic dehypoxanthinyl futalosine synthase has product MRTEPDLVLIILKIRQGERLSPEEGLFLLERGDLLTLGWLADEVRKLKHPGGIVTFVIDRNINYTNICLCGCRFCAFYRSPGDPEGYLLSPEEIFRKIEETLAAGGTQILMQGGLHPELDLEYFEELFAAIKARYPICLHSLSPVEIDYLARRSGLTVAEVITRLRAAGLDSIPGGGAEILVDRVRREISPHKTKAGRWLEVTATAHRLGLKTTATMMFGSRETLAERIAHLDAVRRLQDDTGGFTAFIPWPYQPGNTALGGEPASAWDYLRTLAVSRLYLDNVPNLQVSWVTQGAKIAQVALAFGANDFGSTMLEENVVRAAGVCNTSSAPEIAALIKNAGFRPAQRDNLYKILKYY; this is encoded by the coding sequence GTGCGGACCGAGCCAGATCTGGTTCTAATTATTCTGAAAATCCGGCAGGGAGAGCGGTTAAGCCCTGAGGAGGGGCTTTTTCTGCTGGAGCGGGGAGATCTCCTTACTCTCGGGTGGCTTGCGGATGAAGTCAGAAAGCTCAAACATCCCGGGGGAATCGTAACCTTTGTCATAGACCGGAACATCAATTATACCAACATCTGTCTTTGCGGCTGCCGGTTCTGCGCCTTTTACCGGTCTCCGGGAGACCCTGAGGGTTATCTCTTGAGCCCGGAGGAGATCTTCCGGAAAATTGAGGAGACCCTGGCTGCAGGGGGAACCCAGATCCTGATGCAGGGGGGGCTTCATCCCGAACTTGATTTAGAGTACTTCGAGGAGCTGTTCGCGGCGATTAAGGCGCGCTACCCGATCTGCCTGCATTCCCTTTCACCTGTTGAGATCGACTACCTGGCGCGCCGGAGCGGCCTCACGGTAGCGGAGGTCATTACCCGCTTGCGGGCCGCGGGACTCGATTCCATCCCTGGCGGGGGAGCCGAGATCCTGGTCGACCGGGTACGCCGGGAAATCAGCCCCCACAAAACGAAGGCAGGCCGCTGGCTGGAGGTGACGGCTACGGCCCACCGCCTGGGGCTGAAAACAACAGCCACGATGATGTTCGGGAGCCGGGAAACCCTGGCCGAGCGGATTGCTCACCTGGATGCCGTCCGCCGTCTCCAGGACGACACCGGGGGGTTCACCGCCTTTATTCCCTGGCCGTACCAGCCCGGCAACACGGCGCTGGGCGGGGAGCCGGCGTCGGCCTGGGACTACCTGCGCACCCTGGCGGTCAGCCGCCTTTACCTGGATAACGTTCCAAACCTCCAGGTCTCGTGGGTTACCCAGGGGGCAAAAATTGCCCAGGTCGCCCTGGCTTTTGGCGCAAACGATTTCGGGTCCACCATGCTGGAGGAAAATGTGGTCCGGGCAGCAGGTGTCTGCAACACCAGTTCTGCCCCGGAAATCGCGGCTCTCATCAAGAATGCCGGTTTTCGCCCGGCCCAGCGGGATAATTTGTACAAAATTCTGAAGTATTATTAA